The following are encoded together in the Cervus elaphus chromosome 23, mCerEla1.1, whole genome shotgun sequence genome:
- the LOC122682181 gene encoding ninein-like protein isoform X1: MEPPRSCGWPGPSTPSGCSSRRRRWRSACPQAAWPSCSSCWKEAHEKQLEATEEQVEEVEMTLKNMEVLLQEKVGDLKEQFEKSTGSDLLLKELYVENAHLTKALQVTEEKQRGTEKKSRFLEGKVRTLSKLLSKIAEASLAV, translated from the exons ATGGAGCCACCCAGAAGCTGTGGCTGGCCCGGTCCCAGCACGCCCAGCGGGTGCAGCAGTCGCAGGAGGAGATGGCGCAGCGCGTGCCCACAGGCCGCGTGGCCGAGCTGCAGCAGCTGCTGGAAG GAAGCACATGAAAAACAGCTGGAAGCAACAGAAGAGCAGGTGGAGGAGGTGGAGATGACTTTGAAGAACATGGAAGTGCTCCTCCAAGAGAAAGTGGGTGACCTGAAGGAACAG TTTGAAAAGAGCACAGGATCTGATCTGCTGCTCAAGGAGCTCTATGTGGAAAATGCCCACCTGACAAAAGCGCTTCAAGTCACTGAGGAGAAGCAACGAGGCACTGAGAAAAAGTCCCGattcttggaaggaaaagttaGAACTCTCAGCAAACTCCTCAGCAAGATTGCTGAAGCTTCCCTCGCTGTTTAG
- the LOC122682181 gene encoding ninein-like protein isoform X2, with product MFMEATVHGFCWELEAHEKQLEATEEQVEEVEMTLKNMEVLLQEKVGDLKEQFEKSTGSDLLLKELYVENAHLTKALQVTEEKQRGTEKKSRFLEGKVRTLSKLLSKIAEASLAV from the exons ATGTTTATGGAAGCCACGGTACACGGCTTCTGCTGGGAACTG GAAGCACATGAAAAACAGCTGGAAGCAACAGAAGAGCAGGTGGAGGAGGTGGAGATGACTTTGAAGAACATGGAAGTGCTCCTCCAAGAGAAAGTGGGTGACCTGAAGGAACAG TTTGAAAAGAGCACAGGATCTGATCTGCTGCTCAAGGAGCTCTATGTGGAAAATGCCCACCTGACAAAAGCGCTTCAAGTCACTGAGGAGAAGCAACGAGGCACTGAGAAAAAGTCCCGattcttggaaggaaaagttaGAACTCTCAGCAAACTCCTCAGCAAGATTGCTGAAGCTTCCCTCGCTGTTTAG
- the LOC122682181 gene encoding ninein-like protein isoform X3: protein MFMEATVHGFCWELEAHEKQLEATEEQVEEVEMTLKNMEVLLQEKFEKSTGSDLLLKELYVENAHLTKALQVTEEKQRGTEKKSRFLEGKVRTLSKLLSKIAEASLAV, encoded by the exons ATGTTTATGGAAGCCACGGTACACGGCTTCTGCTGGGAACTG GAAGCACATGAAAAACAGCTGGAAGCAACAGAAGAGCAGGTGGAGGAGGTGGAGATGACTTTGAAGAACATGGAAGTGCTCCTCCAAGAGAAA TTTGAAAAGAGCACAGGATCTGATCTGCTGCTCAAGGAGCTCTATGTGGAAAATGCCCACCTGACAAAAGCGCTTCAAGTCACTGAGGAGAAGCAACGAGGCACTGAGAAAAAGTCCCGattcttggaaggaaaagttaGAACTCTCAGCAAACTCCTCAGCAAGATTGCTGAAGCTTCCCTCGCTGTTTAG